From Musa acuminata AAA Group cultivar baxijiao chromosome BXJ3-8, Cavendish_Baxijiao_AAA, whole genome shotgun sequence, one genomic window encodes:
- the LOC135644037 gene encoding probable calcium-binding protein CML18 yields MAKSQISSSSSTPSRSSSVGLHRMDELEKVFARFDADGDGRISASELAAVLRALGSDPSPDEIRDMIAEMDADRDGFVDLQEFAAFHRCGVGRGGAEAELKDAFRMYDLDSDGLISVDELLRVMRSLGEKCTLEDCARMIRSVDSDGDGSVSFEEFKTMMTGGCGGLGSSGRKPAAA; encoded by the coding sequence ATGGCAAAATCGCAGATCTCGTCGTCGTCTTCCACGCCCTCGCGCTCGTCTTCCGTCGGGTTGCACCGGATGGACGAGCTCGAGAAGGTCTTCGCCCGCTTCGATGCCGACGGCGATGGCAGAATCTCCGCCTCCGAGCTCGCCGCCGTCCTCCGAGCCCTCGGATCCGACCCCTCTCCTGATGAGATCCGCGACATGATCGCCGAGATGGACGCCGACCGCGATGGCTTCGTTGATCTCCAGGAGTTCGCCGCCTTCCACCGCTGCGGCGTTGGCCGCGGTGGCGCGGAGGCGGAGCTTAAGGACGCGTTCCGGATGTATGATCTCGACAGCGACGGGCTGATCTCGGTGGACGAGCTCCTCCGGGTCATGAGGAGCCTGGGGGAGAAGTGCACCCTGGAGGACTGTGCGCGGATGATCAGGTCGGTCGACTCGGACGGCGACGGCAGCGTCAGCTTCGAGGAGTTCAAAACTATGATGACCGGCGGTTGTGGCGGTCTCGGCAGCAGCGGGAGGAAGCCGGCCGCAGCATAA